Below is a genomic region from Sneathia vaginalis.
CCATTATCAGGTAAGTTAAAAGTATTTAATAATTTTGTCTTATATTCTTTTTTATTATCTATAGGCTTATAGTAGTCATAGTCTATTCCATTTAATATACCTAATATATTTTTCTTATTTGTTATCCATTCGAGTCCTTGTGCAAAGTATGGATATTTTATTTCTTTTGCATAAGTAGGGCTAACAGTATTCACAACATCTGAGTATTCTATCCCTATTTCCATAAAATTAAGATTATATCTATCTGTCATATATCCTAACTTATTGAAAGAATAATTATTAAATTTACCTTGATATAGTAAGTTATGTATAGTGTATACTGTTTTTGTAGGAATATGGTATCTTGTTTTCATAAAATATGGAAATACACCTGTTTGCCAATCATTACAGTGTATTACATCAAATTCAAGACCTAATTTAATTAAGAACTTTAGTATTGCTTCACAAAAATTAGTATATTGTACATCCTCATCAAGATCACCATAAATATGTCCTCTTTCAAAAAATGTTCTATTTTCAATGAAGTAGTAATTAATTCCATCTTGTACTAAGGTATATAGATTATATATTTCATCATGTATTTGTATGCTATTAACATATTTCATCTTATCCTTATATACCTTTGGTATTAAATCATATTTAGGAAGGAATAAGGAAATTTCATGTCCTAATCCTCTCATTTTTCTTGGCAATGCATACATTACATCAGCTAGTCCACCTGTTTTTACAAATGGATAAGCCTCCGAACATAAGTATAGAATTTTCATTTTATTGTTTCTCCGCTCTTTATTTTAGTATTACTATCTATTTTCATATTAGAATAAATTCTAATATTACGTCCGATAATT
It encodes:
- a CDS encoding glycogen synthase gives rise to the protein MKILYLCSEAYPFVKTGGLADVMYALPRKMRGLGHEISLFLPKYDLIPKVYKDKMKYVNSIQIHDEIYNLYTLVQDGINYYFIENRTFFERGHIYGDLDEDVQYTNFCEAILKFLIKLGLEFDVIHCNDWQTGVFPYFMKTRYHIPTKTVYTIHNLLYQGKFNNYSFNKLGYMTDRYNLNFMEIGIEYSDVVNTVSPTYAKEIKYPYFAQGLEWITNKKNILGILNGIDYDYYKPIDNKKEYKTKLLNTFNLPDNGNMLICVISRLVEGKGIDLIVARLEDILIHDKISVIIIGTGNKYYENFFSYLESKYPDKIKTYMGNSEELALLTYKGSDCLLMPSRYEPCGLSQMIAMRYGTVPIVRETGGLKDTVKAFDTGTKKGNGFTFSNFNADDMLYTIRYAKKIYFEQKENFNILRNNCLNTDNSWNIAAKLYEKLYKN